The following proteins come from a genomic window of Maniola jurtina chromosome 15, ilManJurt1.1, whole genome shotgun sequence:
- the LOC123872730 gene encoding myosin heavy chain, muscle isoform X3, which translates to MPKAAVQEGEDPDPTPYLFVSLEQKRIDQSKPYDGKKACWVPDEKEGFVQGEIKATKGDLVTVTLPGGETKDFKKDLVGQVNPPKYEKCEDMSNLTYLNDASVLYNLKQRYYHKLIYTYSGLFCVAINPYKRFPVYTFRCAKLYRGKRRSEVPPHIFAISDGAYVNMLTNHENQSMLITGESGAGKTENTKKVIAYFATVGASSKKEQTTSDKKGSLEDQVVQTNPVLEAFGNAKTVRNDNSSRFGKFIRIHFGPSGKLAGADIETYLLEKARVISQQALERSYHIFYQMMSGSVKGLKEICLLSNNVNDYNIVAQGKTVIPGVDDGEEMRLTDEAFDILGFTQEEKDNVYKITAAVMHMGCMKFKQRGREEQAEADGTEDGEKVAKLLGVDVQDLYKNLLKPRIKVGNEFVTQGRNKDQVTNSVGALCKGMFDRLFKWLVKKCNETLDTKQKRQHFIGVLDIAGFEIFDFNGFEQLCINFTNEKLQQFFNHHMFVLEQEEYQREGIEWTFIDFGMDLQNCIDLIEKPMGILSILEEESMFPKATDQTFVEKLNNNHLGKSAPYLKPKPPKPGCQAAHFAIGHYAGNVGYNITGWLEKNKDPLNDTVVDQFKKGQNKLLVEIFADHPGQSGQPDAGGGGKGAGGKRAKGSAFQTVSSLYREQLNNLMTTLRSTQPHFVRCIIPNELKQAGLIDSHLVMHQLTCNGVLEGIRICRKGFPNRMVYPDFKLRYKILAPQAVEKESDPKKIAQVILDATGLDVESYRLGHTKVFFRAGVLGQMEELRDDRLSKIISWLQAYIRGYLSRKDFKKLQEQRLALQVVQRNLRKYLQLRTWPWWKLWQRVKPLLNVSRIEDEIAKLEEKAQKAQEAFEKEEKLRKEVEALNAKLLEEKANLLASLEGEKGSLSEIQDRANKLQAQKADVESQLRDTQDRLTQEEDARNQLFQAKKKLEQEVSGLKKDVEDLELSVQKSEQDKATKDHQIRNLNDEIAHQDELINKLNKEKKMQGESNQKTAEELQAAEDKVNHLNKVKQKLEQTLDELEDSLEREKKLRGDVEKQRRKVEGDLKLTQEAVADLERNKKELEQTVQRKDKEISSLTAKLEDEQSLVSKTQKQIKELQARIEELEEEVESERQARAKAEKQRADLARELEELGERLEEAGGATSAQIELNKKREAELSKLRRDLEEANIQHESTLANLRKKHNDAVAEMGEQLDQLNKLKSKAEKERAQYFSEVNDLRAGIDHLSNEKAASEKIIKQLQHQLNEVQNKADEANRTLNDLDAAKKKLSIENSDLLRQLEEAESQVSQLSKIKVSLTTQLEDTKRLADEEARERATLLGKFRNLEHDLDNIREQVEEEAEGKADLQRQLSKANAEAQLWRSKYESEGVARSEELEEAKRKLQARLAEAEETIESLNQKVVALEKTKQRLATEVEDLQLEVDRATAIANAAEKKQKAFDKIIGEWKLKVDDLAAELDASQKECRNYSTELFRLKGAYEEGQEQLEAVRRENKNLADEVKDLLDQIGEGGRNIHEIEKARKRLEAEKDELQAALEEAEAALEQEENKVLRAQLELSQVRQEIDRRIQEKEEEFENTRKNHQRALDSMQASLEAEAKGKAEALRMKKKLEADINELEIALDHANKANAEAQKNIKRYQGQIKDLQTALEEEQRARDDAREQLGISERRANALQNELEESRTLLEQADRARRQAEQELGDAHEQLNDLSAQNGSLSAAKRKLESELQTLHSDLDELLNEAKNSEEKAKKAMVDAARLADELRAEQEHAQTQEKLRKALEQQIKELQVRLDEAEANALKGGKKAIQKLEQRVRELENELDGEQRRHADAQKNLRKAERRIKELTFQGEEDRKNHERMQDLVDKLQQKIKTYKRQIEEAEEIAALNLAKFRKAQQELEEAEERADLAEQAISKFRGKGRAGSAARGVSPAPRSRPAFDGFGTFPPRFDLGPENDF; encoded by the exons CAACCACGAGAATCAATCTATGTTGattac CGGTGAGTCTGGTGCTGGTAAGACTGAGAACACGAAAAAGGTAATCGCGTACTTCGCCACCGTCGGTGCCTCCTCGAAGAAGGAGCAGACCACCAGCGACAAGAAGGGATCTCTGGAAGACCAGGTCGTACAAACTAACCCTGTGCTTGAAGCCTTCGGTAACGCCAAGACTGTCCGTAACGACAACTCCTCCCGTTTC GGTAAATTCATCCGTATTCACTTCGGACCCTCTGGAAAACTGGCTGGTGCCGATATTGAGAcct ATCTGCTAGAGAAGGCCCGTGTCATCTCCCAACAGGCGCTCGAGCGTTCTTACCACATCTTCTACCAGATGATGTCTGGCTCCGTCAAAGGACTTAAAG AAATCTGCCTTCTGTCCAACAACGTCAACGATTATAACATCGTGGCGCAAGGCAAGACCGTCATCCCGGGCGTTGACGACGGCGAGGAAATGAGACTTACCGAC GAAGCCTTCGACATCCTGGGCTTCACCCAGGAAGAGAAGGACAACGTATACAAGATCACCGCCGCTGTCATGCACATGGGCTGCATGAAGTTCAAGCAGAGGGGTCGCGAGGAACAGGCTGAGGCCGACGGCACTGAG GACGGCGAGAAAGTCGCCAAGCTCCTCGGTGTGGACGTCCAGGACTTGTACAAGAACCTGTTGAAGCCCCGCATCAAGGTCGGAAACGAGTTCGTGACCCAGGGTCGTAACAAGGACCAGGTCACCAACTCCGTGGGTGCTCTTTGCAAGGGCATGTTCGATCGTCTCTTCAAGTGGCTCGTCAAGAAGTGTAACGAGACCCTAGACACCAAGCAGAAGAGGCAGCACTTCATCGGTGTACTGGATATTGCTGGTTTCGAAATCTTCGAC TTCAACGGTTTTGAGCAACTCTGCATTAATTTCACCAACGAGAAACTGCAGCAGTTCTTTAACCACCACATGTTTGTGTTGGAGCAAGAAGAGTACCAACGTGAAGGCATCGAATGGACCTTCATTGATTTTGGCATGGATCTCCAAAATTGCATTGACCTTATAGAAAAG CCTATGGGTATCCTCTCAATTCTTGAGGAAGAGTCTATGTTCCCGAAAGCCACTGATCAGACGTTCGTGGAGAAGTTGAACAACAACCACTTGGGCAAGTCTGCTCCTTACTTGAAGCCCAAGCCCCCCAAGCCTGGTTGCCAAGCCGCTCACTTCGCTATTGGTCATTACGCCGGTAAT GTCGGTTACAACATCACTGGCTGGCTTGAGAAGAACAAGGACCCTCTTAACGACACCGTAGTCGACCAGTTCAAGAAGGGCCAGAACAAACTGTTGGTAGAGATCTTCGCTGACCATCCTGGACAGTCCGGCCAGCCTGATGCCGGTGGCGGCGGCAAGG GCGCTGGTGGCAAGCGTGCTAAGGGTTCCGCCTTCCAGACCGTATCATCACTCTACAGG GAACAACTGAACAACTTGATGACAACGCTGAGGTCGACACAGCCTCACTTCGTGCGTTGTATCATTCCCAATGAATTGAAGCAGGCCG GTCTCATCGACTCTCACCTTGTGATGCACCAGCTCACCTGTAACGGTGTGCTGGAAGGCATCCGTATTTGCCGTAAAGGTTTCCCCAACAGGATGGTCTACCCTGACTTCAAGCTCCG CTACAAGATCCTCGCTCCTCAAGCTGTGGAAAAGGAATCTGACCCCAAGAAAATCGCTCAAGTCATCTTGGATGCCACAGGCTTGGATGTCGAGTCCTATCGTCTGGGCCACACCAAG GTATTCTTCCGCGCCGGTGTCCTGGGTCAGATGGAAGAGTTGCGTGATGACAGGCTCTCCAAGATCATATCTTGGCTCCAGGCCTACATCCGTGGTTACCTCTCCAGGAAGGACTTCAAGAAACTGCAAGAACAGAG ATTGGCCCTCCAAGTCGTCCAGCGCAACTTGCGCAAGTACCTCCAGCTGCGCACCTGGCCCTGGTGGAAGCTGTGGCAGAGGGTCAAGCCCCTGCTCAACGTCTCCCGCATCGAGGACGAGATCGCG AAACTGGAAGAGAAGGCACAGAAGGCCCAGGAAGCCTTCGAGAAGGAAGAGAAGCTTCGCAAGGAAGTCGAGGCCCTCAACGCCAAACTCCTCGAAGAGAAGGCAAACCTTCTGGCTTCTCTCGAAGGCGAGAAGGGCTCGCTCTCTGAAATCCAGGACCGCGCCAACAAGCTCCAGGCGCAGAAGGCTGACGTCGAGAGCCAACTTCGG GACACACAAGACCGCCTAACTCAAGAGGAGGATGCCCGTAACCAACTCTTCCAAGCCAAGAAGAAGTTGGAACAGGAAGTGTCCGGCTTGAAGAAGGATGTAGAAGATCTCGAACTTTCCGTCCAGAAGTCCGAACAAGACAAGGCCACCAAGGATCACCAGATCCGCAACTTGAACGATGAGATCGCCCACCAGGACGAGCTCATCAACAAGCTCAACAAGGAGAAGAAGATGCAAGGCGAGAGCAACCAGAAGACCGCGGAAGAGCTGCAAGCGGCTGAGGACAAGGTCAACCACCTCAACAAGGTCAAGCAGAAGCTCGAGCAGACCCTCGACGAGCTCGAGGACTCCTTGGAGCGCGAGAAGAAACTGCGTGGTGACGTCGAGAAGCAGAGGAGGAAGGTCGAGGGTGACCTCAAGCTCACCCAGGAAGCCGTCGCCGACCTCGAACGCAACAAGAAGGAGCTCGAACAGACCGTCCAGCGCAAGGACAAGGAAATCTCTTCCCTCACCGCCAAGCTCGAGGACGAACAGTCTCTCGTCAGCAAGACCCAGAAACAGATCAAGGAACTGCAAGCCCGCATCGAGGAATTGGAAGAGGAAGTCGAATCCGAACGCCAGGCCCGCGCTAAAGCCGAGAAGCAACGCGCCGATCTCGCTCGAGAACTCGAGGAGCTCGGTGAGCGTCTCGAGGAAGCCGGCGGCGCCACCTCTGCTCAGATCGAACTCAACAAGAAGCGCGAGGCTGAGCTCAGCAAACTCCGCCGCGACTTGGAAGAGGCCAACATCCAGCACGAGTCCACCCTCGCCAACCTCCGCAAGAAGCACAACGATGCCGTTGCTGAGATGGGCGAGCAGCTCGACCAGCTCAACAAACTTAAGTCCAA GGCTGAGAAAGAACGCGCTCAATACTTTAGCGAAGTCAATGACCTTCGCGCCGGTATCGACCACTTGTCCAACGAAAAG GCTGCCTCAGAAAAGATCATCAAGCAACTCCAACACCAGCTCAACGAGGTCCAGAACAAGGCTGATGAAGCTAACCGCACCCTCAATGACCTGGATGCCGCCAAGAAGAAGTTGTCCATCGAGAACTCTGACCTGCTCCGCCAGTTGGAGGAGGCCGAGTCCCAGGTGTCGCAGCTCTCCAAGATCAAGGTGTCGCTCACCACACAGTTGGAAGACACCAAGAGGCTCGCTGACGAAGAGGCCAGG gaACGCGCCACACTTCTTGGCAAGTTCCGTAACCTTGAACACGACTTGGACAACATCCGTGAGCAAGTGGAAGAGGAAGCCGAAGGCAAGGCTGACTTACAACGCCAGCTTTCCAAGGCTAACGCTGAAGCTCAATTATGGCGCTCCAAGTACGAGTCTGAGGGTGTCGCTCGCTCTGAGGAACTCGAGGAGGCCAAGCGCAAGCTCCAGGCCCGCCTCGCCGAAGCAGAGGAGACCATTGAATCCCTCAACCAGAAGGTCGTTGCCCTCGAAAAGACCAAGCAGCGTCTCGCTACCGAAGTGGAGGACCTGCAGCTCGAGGTCGACCGTGCCACCGCCATTGCCAATGCCGCTGAGAAGAAGCAAAAGGCCTTCGACAAAATCATTGGTGAATGGAAGCTCAAGGTTGACGACCTTGCCGCTGAACTCGATGCCAGCCAGAAGGAATGCCGCAACTACTCCACCGAACTGTTCCGCCTCAAGGGAGCTTACGAAGAAGGCCAGGAACAACTCGAGGCTGTCCGCCGCGAGAACAAAAACCTTGCCGACGAAGTTAAAGATTTACTGGACCAGATCGGTGAGGGTGGCCGCAACATTCACGAAATCGAGAAGGCCAGGAAGCGTCTCGAAGCCGAGAAGGACGAGCTCCAGGCTGCCCTCGAGGAGGCCGAAGCGGCCCTCGAACAGGAGGAGAACAAGGTCCTGCGTGCTCAGCTCGAGCTGTCCCAGGTCAGACAGGAGATTGACAGGAGGATCCAGGAGAAGGAAGAGGAATTCGAAAACACCCGCAAGAACCACCAACGCGCATTGGACTCCATGCAGGCTTCCCTCGAAGCCGAGGCTAAGGGCAAGGCGGAGGCCCTGCGCATGAAGAAGAAGCTCGAGGCTGACATCAATGAACTTGAAATCGCCCTCGACCATGCCAACAAGGCTAACGCTGAGGCTCAGAAGAACATCAAACGCTACCAGGGTCAAATCAAGGACCTCCAGACCGCATTAGAAGAGGAACAGCGTGCCCGTGACGATGCCCGCGAGCAGCTCGGTATCTCAGAGCGTCGCGCCAACGCCCTCCAGAACGAACTTGAGGAATCTCGTACACTTCTGGAACAGGCCGACCGCGCTCGTCGCCAGGCTGAACAGGAACTCGGCGATGCTCACGAACAGCTCAACGATCTCTCTGCACAGAACGGCTCACTCTCCGCTGCCAAGAGGAAACTCGAATCCGAACTCCAGACCCTACACTCCGACCTCGACGAGCTCCTCAACGAGGCTAAGAACTCCGAAGAGAAGGCGAAGAAGGCCATGGTGGACGCCGCCAGGCTCGCCGACGAGCTCCGCGCTGAGCAGGAGCACGCCCAGACACAGGAGAAACTCCGCAAAGCCCTCGAACAACAGATCAAGGAACTGCAGGTCAGGCTCGACGAGGCCGAGGCGAACGCGCTCAAGGGAGGCAAGAAGGCCATCCAGAAACTCGAACAGAGGGTACGAGAGCTGGAGAACGAGCTCGACGGTGAACAGAGAAGACACGCAGACGCACAGAAGAACCTGCGTAAGGCCGAGAGGCGTATCAAGGAACTGACTTTCCAGGGTGAGGAGGACCGCAAGAACCACGAGCGTATGCAGGACCTCGTCGACAAACTTCAGCAGAAGATCAAGACCTACAAGAGGCAGATCGAGGAAGCCGAAGAAATTGCCGCCCTCAACTTGGCCAAGTTCCGCAAGGCGCAACAGGAATTAGAGGAAGCCGAAGAAAGGGCAGACCTTGCCGAACAAGCGATCAGCAAATTCCGTGGCAAGGGACGCGCGGGATCCGCAGCGAGAGGAGTCAGTCCGGCG
- the LOC123872730 gene encoding myosin heavy chain, muscle isoform X1 yields MPKAAVQEGEDPDPTPYLFVSLEQKRIDQSKPYDGKKACWVPDEKEGFVQGEIKATKGDLVTVTLPGGETKDFKKDLVGQVNPPKYEKCEDMSNLTYLNDASVLYNLKQRYYHKLIYTYSGLFCVAINPYKRFPVYTFRCAKLYRGKRRSEVPPHIFAISDGAYVNMLTNHENQSMLITGESGAGKTENTKKVIAYFATVGASSKKEQTTSDKKGSLEDQVVQTNPVLEAFGNAKTVRNDNSSRFGKFIRIHFGPSGKLAGADIETYLLEKARVISQQALERSYHIFYQMMSGSVKGLKEICLLSNNVNDYNIVAQGKTVIPGVDDGEEMRLTDEAFDILGFTQEEKDNVYKITAAVMHMGCMKFKQRGREEQAEADGTEDGEKVAKLLGVDVQDLYKNLLKPRIKVGNEFVTQGRNKDQVTNSVGALCKGMFDRLFKWLVKKCNETLDTKQKRQHFIGVLDIAGFEIFDFNGFEQLCINFTNEKLQQFFNHHMFVLEQEEYQREGIEWTFIDFGMDLQNCIDLIEKPMGILSILEEESMFPKATDQTFVEKLNNNHLGKSAPYLKPKPPKPGCQAAHFAIGHYAGNVGYNITGWLEKNKDPLNDTVVDQFKKGQNKLLVEIFADHPGQSGQPDAGGGGKGAGGKRAKGSAFQTVSSLYREQLNNLMTTLRSTQPHFVRCIIPNELKQAGLIDSHLVMHQLTCNGVLEGIRICRKGFPNRMVYPDFKLRYKILCPNLVKDPITPEKATEKILEHTGLDAESFRLGKTKVFFRAGVLGQMEELRDDRLSKIISWLQAYIRGYLSRKDFKKLQEQRLALQVVQRNLRKYLQLRTWPWWKLWQRVKPLLNVSRIEDEIAKLEEKAQKAQEAFEKEEKLRKEVEALNAKLLEEKANLLASLEGEKGSLSEIQDRANKLQAQKADVESQLRDTQDRLTQEEDARNQLFQAKKKLEQEVSGLKKDVEDLELSVQKSEQDKATKDHQIRNLNDEIAHQDELINKLNKEKKMQGESNQKTAEELQAAEDKVNHLNKVKQKLEQTLDELEDSLEREKKLRGDVEKQRRKVEGDLKLTQEAVADLERNKKELEQTVQRKDKEISSLTAKLEDEQSLVSKTQKQIKELQARIEELEEEVESERQARAKAEKQRADLARELEELGERLEEAGGATSAQIELNKKREAELSKLRRDLEEANIQHESTLANLRKKHNDAVAEMGEQLDQLNKLKSKAEKERAQYFSEVNDLRAGIDHLSNEKAASEKIIKQLQHQLNEVQNKADEANRTLNDLDAAKKKLSIENSDLLRQLEEAESQVSQLSKIKVSLTTQLEDTKRLADEEARERATLLGKFRNLEHDLDNIREQVEEEAEGKADLQRQLSKANAEAQLWRSKYESEGVARSEELEEAKRKLQARLAEAEETIESLNQKVVALEKTKQRLATEVEDLQLEVDRATAIANAAEKKQKAFDKIIGEWKLKVDDLAAELDASQKECRNYSTELFRLKGAYEEGQEQLEAVRRENKNLADEVKDLLDQIGEGGRNIHEIEKARKRLEAEKDELQAALEEAEAALEQEENKVLRAQLELSQVRQEIDRRIQEKEEEFENTRKNHQRALDSMQASLEAEAKGKAEALRMKKKLEADINELEIALDHANKANAEAQKNIKRYQGQIKDLQTALEEEQRARDDAREQLGISERRANALQNELEESRTLLEQADRARRQAEQELGDAHEQLNDLSAQNGSLSAAKRKLESELQTLHSDLDELLNEAKNSEEKAKKAMVDAARLADELRAEQEHAQTQEKLRKALEQQIKELQVRLDEAEANALKGGKKAIQKLEQRVRELENELDGEQRRHADAQKNLRKAERRIKELTFQGEEDRKNHERMQDLVDKLQQKIKTYKRQIEEAEEIAALNLAKFRKAQQELEEAEERADLAEQAISKFRGKGRAGSAARGVSPAPRSRPAFDGFGTFPPRFDLGPENDF; encoded by the exons CAACCACGAGAATCAATCTATGTTGattac CGGTGAGTCTGGTGCTGGTAAGACTGAGAACACGAAAAAGGTAATCGCGTACTTCGCCACCGTCGGTGCCTCCTCGAAGAAGGAGCAGACCACCAGCGACAAGAAGGGATCTCTGGAAGACCAGGTCGTACAAACTAACCCTGTGCTTGAAGCCTTCGGTAACGCCAAGACTGTCCGTAACGACAACTCCTCCCGTTTC GGTAAATTCATCCGTATTCACTTCGGACCCTCTGGAAAACTGGCTGGTGCCGATATTGAGAcct ATCTGCTAGAGAAGGCCCGTGTCATCTCCCAACAGGCGCTCGAGCGTTCTTACCACATCTTCTACCAGATGATGTCTGGCTCCGTCAAAGGACTTAAAG AAATCTGCCTTCTGTCCAACAACGTCAACGATTATAACATCGTGGCGCAAGGCAAGACCGTCATCCCGGGCGTTGACGACGGCGAGGAAATGAGACTTACCGAC GAAGCCTTCGACATCCTGGGCTTCACCCAGGAAGAGAAGGACAACGTATACAAGATCACCGCCGCTGTCATGCACATGGGCTGCATGAAGTTCAAGCAGAGGGGTCGCGAGGAACAGGCTGAGGCCGACGGCACTGAG GACGGCGAGAAAGTCGCCAAGCTCCTCGGTGTGGACGTCCAGGACTTGTACAAGAACCTGTTGAAGCCCCGCATCAAGGTCGGAAACGAGTTCGTGACCCAGGGTCGTAACAAGGACCAGGTCACCAACTCCGTGGGTGCTCTTTGCAAGGGCATGTTCGATCGTCTCTTCAAGTGGCTCGTCAAGAAGTGTAACGAGACCCTAGACACCAAGCAGAAGAGGCAGCACTTCATCGGTGTACTGGATATTGCTGGTTTCGAAATCTTCGAC TTCAACGGTTTTGAGCAACTCTGCATTAATTTCACCAACGAGAAACTGCAGCAGTTCTTTAACCACCACATGTTTGTGTTGGAGCAAGAAGAGTACCAACGTGAAGGCATCGAATGGACCTTCATTGATTTTGGCATGGATCTCCAAAATTGCATTGACCTTATAGAAAAG CCTATGGGTATCCTCTCAATTCTTGAGGAAGAGTCTATGTTCCCGAAAGCCACTGATCAGACGTTCGTGGAGAAGTTGAACAACAACCACTTGGGCAAGTCTGCTCCTTACTTGAAGCCCAAGCCCCCCAAGCCTGGTTGCCAAGCCGCTCACTTCGCTATTGGTCATTACGCCGGTAAT GTCGGTTACAACATCACTGGCTGGCTTGAGAAGAACAAGGACCCTCTTAACGACACCGTAGTCGACCAGTTCAAGAAGGGCCAGAACAAACTGTTGGTAGAGATCTTCGCTGACCATCCTGGACAGTCCGGCCAGCCTGATGCCGGTGGCGGCGGCAAGG GCGCTGGTGGCAAGCGTGCTAAGGGTTCCGCCTTCCAGACCGTATCATCACTCTACAGG GAACAACTGAACAACTTGATGACAACGCTGAGGTCGACACAGCCTCACTTCGTGCGTTGTATCATTCCCAATGAATTGAAGCAGGCCG GTCTCATCGACTCTCACCTTGTGATGCACCAGCTCACCTGTAACGGTGTGCTGGAAGGCATCCGTATTTGCCGTAAAGGTTTCCCCAACAGGATGGTCTACCCTGACTTCAAGCTCCG ATACAAAATTCTGTGCCCGAACCTGGTCAAAGATCCAATTACACCAGAGAAAGCCACCGAGAAAATTCTCGAACATACCGGCTTGGATGCGGAGTCTTTCAGGCTCGGGAAAACCAAG GTATTCTTCCGCGCCGGTGTCCTGGGTCAGATGGAAGAGTTGCGTGATGACAGGCTCTCCAAGATCATATCTTGGCTCCAGGCCTACATCCGTGGTTACCTCTCCAGGAAGGACTTCAAGAAACTGCAAGAACAGAG ATTGGCCCTCCAAGTCGTCCAGCGCAACTTGCGCAAGTACCTCCAGCTGCGCACCTGGCCCTGGTGGAAGCTGTGGCAGAGGGTCAAGCCCCTGCTCAACGTCTCCCGCATCGAGGACGAGATCGCG AAACTGGAAGAGAAGGCACAGAAGGCCCAGGAAGCCTTCGAGAAGGAAGAGAAGCTTCGCAAGGAAGTCGAGGCCCTCAACGCCAAACTCCTCGAAGAGAAGGCAAACCTTCTGGCTTCTCTCGAAGGCGAGAAGGGCTCGCTCTCTGAAATCCAGGACCGCGCCAACAAGCTCCAGGCGCAGAAGGCTGACGTCGAGAGCCAACTTCGG GACACACAAGACCGCCTAACTCAAGAGGAGGATGCCCGTAACCAACTCTTCCAAGCCAAGAAGAAGTTGGAACAGGAAGTGTCCGGCTTGAAGAAGGATGTAGAAGATCTCGAACTTTCCGTCCAGAAGTCCGAACAAGACAAGGCCACCAAGGATCACCAGATCCGCAACTTGAACGATGAGATCGCCCACCAGGACGAGCTCATCAACAAGCTCAACAAGGAGAAGAAGATGCAAGGCGAGAGCAACCAGAAGACCGCGGAAGAGCTGCAAGCGGCTGAGGACAAGGTCAACCACCTCAACAAGGTCAAGCAGAAGCTCGAGCAGACCCTCGACGAGCTCGAGGACTCCTTGGAGCGCGAGAAGAAACTGCGTGGTGACGTCGAGAAGCAGAGGAGGAAGGTCGAGGGTGACCTCAAGCTCACCCAGGAAGCCGTCGCCGACCTCGAACGCAACAAGAAGGAGCTCGAACAGACCGTCCAGCGCAAGGACAAGGAAATCTCTTCCCTCACCGCCAAGCTCGAGGACGAACAGTCTCTCGTCAGCAAGACCCAGAAACAGATCAAGGAACTGCAAGCCCGCATCGAGGAATTGGAAGAGGAAGTCGAATCCGAACGCCAGGCCCGCGCTAAAGCCGAGAAGCAACGCGCCGATCTCGCTCGAGAACTCGAGGAGCTCGGTGAGCGTCTCGAGGAAGCCGGCGGCGCCACCTCTGCTCAGATCGAACTCAACAAGAAGCGCGAGGCTGAGCTCAGCAAACTCCGCCGCGACTTGGAAGAGGCCAACATCCAGCACGAGTCCACCCTCGCCAACCTCCGCAAGAAGCACAACGATGCCGTTGCTGAGATGGGCGAGCAGCTCGACCAGCTCAACAAACTTAAGTCCAA GGCTGAGAAAGAACGCGCTCAATACTTTAGCGAAGTCAATGACCTTCGCGCCGGTATCGACCACTTGTCCAACGAAAAG GCTGCCTCAGAAAAGATCATCAAGCAACTCCAACACCAGCTCAACGAGGTCCAGAACAAGGCTGATGAAGCTAACCGCACCCTCAATGACCTGGATGCCGCCAAGAAGAAGTTGTCCATCGAGAACTCTGACCTGCTCCGCCAGTTGGAGGAGGCCGAGTCCCAGGTGTCGCAGCTCTCCAAGATCAAGGTGTCGCTCACCACACAGTTGGAAGACACCAAGAGGCTCGCTGACGAAGAGGCCAGG gaACGCGCCACACTTCTTGGCAAGTTCCGTAACCTTGAACACGACTTGGACAACATCCGTGAGCAAGTGGAAGAGGAAGCCGAAGGCAAGGCTGACTTACAACGCCAGCTTTCCAAGGCTAACGCTGAAGCTCAATTATGGCGCTCCAAGTACGAGTCTGAGGGTGTCGCTCGCTCTGAGGAACTCGAGGAGGCCAAGCGCAAGCTCCAGGCCCGCCTCGCCGAAGCAGAGGAGACCATTGAATCCCTCAACCAGAAGGTCGTTGCCCTCGAAAAGACCAAGCAGCGTCTCGCTACCGAAGTGGAGGACCTGCAGCTCGAGGTCGACCGTGCCACCGCCATTGCCAATGCCGCTGAGAAGAAGCAAAAGGCCTTCGACAAAATCATTGGTGAATGGAAGCTCAAGGTTGACGACCTTGCCGCTGAACTCGATGCCAGCCAGAAGGAATGCCGCAACTACTCCACCGAACTGTTCCGCCTCAAGGGAGCTTACGAAGAAGGCCAGGAACAACTCGAGGCTGTCCGCCGCGAGAACAAAAACCTTGCCGACGAAGTTAAAGATTTACTGGACCAGATCGGTGAGGGTGGCCGCAACATTCACGAAATCGAGAAGGCCAGGAAGCGTCTCGAAGCCGAGAAGGACGAGCTCCAGGCTGCCCTCGAGGAGGCCGAAGCGGCCCTCGAACAGGAGGAGAACAAGGTCCTGCGTGCTCAGCTCGAGCTGTCCCAGGTCAGACAGGAGATTGACAGGAGGATCCAGGAGAAGGAAGAGGAATTCGAAAACACCCGCAAGAACCACCAACGCGCATTGGACTCCATGCAGGCTTCCCTCGAAGCCGAGGCTAAGGGCAAGGCGGAGGCCCTGCGCATGAAGAAGAAGCTCGAGGCTGACATCAATGAACTTGAAATCGCCCTCGACCATGCCAACAAGGCTAACGCTGAGGCTCAGAAGAACATCAAACGCTACCAGGGTCAAATCAAGGACCTCCAGACCGCATTAGAAGAGGAACAGCGTGCCCGTGACGATGCCCGCGAGCAGCTCGGTATCTCAGAGCGTCGCGCCAACGCCCTCCAGAACGAACTTGAGGAATCTCGTACACTTCTGGAACAGGCCGACCGCGCTCGTCGCCAGGCTGAACAGGAACTCGGCGATGCTCACGAACAGCTCAACGATCTCTCTGCACAGAACGGCTCACTCTCCGCTGCCAAGAGGAAACTCGAATCCGAACTCCAGACCCTACACTCCGACCTCGACGAGCTCCTCAACGAGGCTAAGAACTCCGAAGAGAAGGCGAAGAAGGCCATGGTGGACGCCGCCAGGCTCGCCGACGAGCTCCGCGCTGAGCAGGAGCACGCCCAGACACAGGAGAAACTCCGCAAAGCCCTCGAACAACAGATCAAGGAACTGCAGGTCAGGCTCGACGAGGCCGAGGCGAACGCGCTCAAGGGAGGCAAGAAGGCCATCCAGAAACTCGAACAGAGGGTACGAGAGCTGGAGAACGAGCTCGACGGTGAACAGAGAAGACACGCAGACGCACAGAAGAACCTGCGTAAGGCCGAGAGGCGTATCAAGGAACTGACTTTCCAGGGTGAGGAGGACCGCAAGAACCACGAGCGTATGCAGGACCTCGTCGACAAACTTCAGCAGAAGATCAAGACCTACAAGAGGCAGATCGAGGAAGCCGAAGAAATTGCCGCCCTCAACTTGGCCAAGTTCCGCAAGGCGCAACAGGAATTAGAGGAAGCCGAAGAAAGGGCAGACCTTGCCGAACAAGCGATCAGCAAATTCCGTGGCAAGGGACGCGCGGGATCCGCAGCGAGAGGAGTCAGTCCGGCG